The following coding sequences lie in one Arachis hypogaea cultivar Tifrunner chromosome 4, arahy.Tifrunner.gnm2.J5K5, whole genome shotgun sequence genomic window:
- the LOC112795249 gene encoding uncharacterized protein, with product MGGPVEDELGGPAVVNEKSDNDNYNYEYASEECYTPVSSEDERTMHRLDFNEENEYGEVRFELGMQFSCMERFKKALKDVFVWDERDCMYIKNEKERVKARCAEENCPWLIYVARNSKTMAFEVKTFHNKHTCGRDYGSNLADRAWVTDKLEKRLATQPKLTPREAIERMKQDYNVQVHPKMIQRDLKATREFVVGNDKAQYGKLWDYLQELHRSNPDNTADMCVDPIPQSLPLFDKIYICLDACRNGIVKGCRPLIGLDGCFLKGYYGGQLLTAMSLDANSHVFVIAYAVTRAENTENWMWFLTRLQDDLGDHQVRGWNLMSDQQKVTTFANLF from the coding sequence ATGGGAGGGCCAGTAGAAGATGAACTAGGAGGTCCAGCAGTGGTTAATGAGAAGAGTGACAATGATAACTACAACTATGAATATGCTTCTGAAGAGTGTTATACCCCGGTATCTTCTGAGGATGAGAGGACAATGCACAGACTTGATTTCAATGAAGAAAATGAATATGGAGAGGTTCGGTTTGAGCTTGGAATGCAATTTTCGTGTATGGAGAGATTTAAGAAGGCCTTGAAGGATGTATTTGTCTGGGATGAAAGAGATTGCATGTATATCAAGAATGAAAAGGAGAGGGTCAAGGCTAGATGTGCGGAGGAGAACTGCCCATGGTTAATATATGTGGCAAGGAACTCAAAAACAATGGCATTTGAGGTAAAAACATTTCACAACAAGCATACATGTGGAAGGGATTATGGAAGCAATTTGGCCGATAGGGCATGGGTCACAGATAAGCTGGAAAAAAGGTTGGCAACACAGCCTAAGCTGACACCGAGGGAAGCAATAGAGCGTATGAAACAGGACTACAATGTTCAGGTCCATCCAAAAATGATCCAAAGGGATTTGAAAGCAACTAGGGAATTTGTTGTTGGGAATGACAAGGCACAATATGGAAAGTTGTGGGATTATTTACAAGAGTTGCACAGGAGTAACCCAGACAACACGGCTGACATGTGTGTTGACCCAATTCCGCAATCTCTACCGCTGTTTGACAAAATTTACATATGCTTAGATGCGTGCAGAAATGGGATTGTTAAGGGTTGTAGACCACTAATAGGCCTAGATGGATGCTTTTTAAAGGGGTATTATGGAGGCCAACTCCTAACTGCAATGTCACTTGATGCTAACAGCCATGTATTTGTTATTGCATATGCTGTTACAAGAGCAGAAAATACAGAGAACTGGATGTGGTTCTTAACTCGACTTCAGGATGATTTGGGAGACCATCAAGTGCGCGGATGGAATCTCATGTCCGACCAACAGAAGGTAACAACATTTGCCAACCTATTCTGA